In the Actinomycetota bacterium genome, one interval contains:
- the rph gene encoding ribonuclease PH, translated as MRMVRNYLAHAEGSALVEMGRTMVVCTASLEYRVPQFLRGSGRGWVTAEYGMLPRSTRERMNRESVAGRQGGRTLEIQRLIGRSLRAVTDMEAFSEYTIWIDCDVIQADGGTRTAAINGAYVALHEAFRRLVAEGKLAEIPLSEAVAAVSVGIVDGVPLLDLDFDEDASAEVDMNVVMTGDGRLVEVQGTAEKRAFSREELDDLLGLAEKGIERIMRLQRMALLSEEGEAVLEG; from the coding sequence ATGAGGATGGTGCGCAACTACCTCGCGCACGCCGAGGGCTCGGCCCTGGTGGAGATGGGCCGCACCATGGTGGTGTGCACGGCGAGCCTTGAATACCGGGTGCCGCAGTTCCTGCGCGGCTCGGGGCGAGGCTGGGTGACGGCGGAGTACGGCATGTTGCCGCGGTCCACCAGGGAGAGGATGAACAGGGAATCGGTGGCGGGGAGGCAGGGCGGACGGACTCTGGAGATACAGCGCCTCATCGGGCGCTCCCTGCGCGCGGTCACGGACATGGAGGCTTTCAGCGAGTACACCATCTGGATCGACTGCGACGTCATCCAGGCGGACGGGGGCACGAGGACGGCGGCCATCAACGGGGCCTACGTGGCCCTCCACGAGGCCTTCCGCCGCCTGGTGGCGGAGGGAAAACTGGCGGAGATCCCCCTTAGTGAGGCGGTGGCGGCGGTGAGCGTGGGCATCGTAGACGGGGTTCCCTTGCTGGATCTCGATTTCGATGAGGACGCGTCCGCCGAGGTGGACATGAACGTGGTCATGACGGGCGACGGGCGCCTGGTGGAAGTGCAGGGAACGGCGGAGAAGAGGGCCTTTTCCCGGGAGGAGCTGGACGATCTCCTGGGGCTGGCCGAAAAGGGCATCGAGAGGATCATGCGCCTGCAGCGCATGGCGCTCCTCTCCGAGGAGGGAGAGGCGGTGCTGGAGGGATGA
- a CDS encoding XTP/dITP diphosphatase gives MREPRLLLATRNPGKIREIRSELAGVPVRLLCCDDLQDWPELREEGETFEDNALAKAARLARWADLPALADDSGLEVDALGGEPGVRSARFAGEHGDDAANIDLLLRRMRGLPRGKRRARFVCVLALASPAGEGFVIRETCEGSIAAAPRGAGGFGYDPVFVPEGEKRTMAELTLEEKNAISHRGKALRHLRALLEAGEPAWLFV, from the coding sequence TTGAGGGAGCCGCGCCTGCTGCTCGCCACGCGCAATCCCGGCAAGATCAGGGAGATACGGTCGGAGCTCGCCGGCGTCCCCGTGCGCTTGCTGTGCTGCGATGATCTCCAGGACTGGCCGGAGCTGCGCGAGGAAGGGGAGACCTTCGAGGACAACGCGCTCGCCAAGGCGGCACGGCTGGCCCGCTGGGCCGACCTGCCCGCGCTGGCGGACGACTCCGGCCTGGAGGTTGATGCGCTGGGAGGAGAGCCCGGGGTGAGGAGCGCCCGCTTCGCCGGGGAGCATGGCGACGACGCCGCGAACATCGACCTTTTGTTACGCAGGATGCGTGGCCTGCCGCGGGGGAAGAGGCGCGCGCGTTTCGTGTGCGTCCTGGCCCTGGCGTCTCCCGCGGGAGAGGGCTTCGTGATACGCGAGACCTGCGAGGGGAGCATCGCCGCCGCTCCCCGCGGGGCCGGCGGCTTCGGGTACGACCCCGTCTTCGTTCCCGAGGGGGAGAAGCGGACCATGGCCGAGCTCACCCTCGAGGAAAAAAACGCCATAAGCCATCGCGGCAAGGCGCTGCGTCACCTGCGTGCGTTGCTGGAGGCGGGTGAACCGGCCTGGCTTTTCGTATGA
- a CDS encoding TrkH family potassium uptake protein, translating to MRESKKMTRPSRADLENIFHYVGLVLIALGLCMLVPTLISLVAGEWASVLDLLISACLTVGAGNLLFFLLRPRGRVTWNQGLVIVAISWLAAMLCAALPLYLNGHYASYLDACFESMSGLATTGLTLVHDLDHMAYGMNFWRHFIMFLGGQGIVVLVVSYFMAGSSAAAQLYMSEGRESILPNVVESSRFIWRVSVAYLAAGTLSLGICLMLEGMAPVRSFFQASCLFMAGFDTGGFTPQAQSVLYYHSLPVELITMVFMVLGMLNFAVQHEVWRGKPRELVKNIETRTLLTTMVVTLGLVLGGLTLAGAFGGFAADLRRGAYQLVSGHSGTGFMTVYGPQMGARWGDLALFALIVAMGLGGCSCSTSGAIKSIRVGMLGKDIKQRARKALSPASAVVVERFHHIREYVLTDELTSTAFMVTLLYLGLYLLGTVVGLFYGYGLTASAFESVSAAGNVGLTTGVTSFTMPTLLKVVYIFEMWAGRLEVLAVIAMAVFLAGLFGRRR from the coding sequence GTGCGGGAGAGCAAGAAGATGACGAGGCCGTCACGTGCCGACCTGGAGAACATCTTCCATTACGTGGGCCTGGTGCTTATCGCCCTCGGGCTGTGCATGCTGGTGCCCACGCTCATCTCCCTGGTGGCCGGGGAGTGGGCGAGCGTGCTGGACCTCCTCATCTCCGCCTGCCTGACCGTGGGGGCCGGGAACCTCCTCTTCTTCCTGCTGCGCCCCAGGGGCAGGGTCACCTGGAACCAGGGGCTGGTGATCGTGGCAATATCCTGGCTGGCGGCCATGCTCTGCGCGGCCCTGCCACTTTACCTCAACGGGCATTATGCATCCTACCTCGATGCCTGCTTCGAGTCCATGTCCGGGCTGGCCACCACCGGCCTCACCCTGGTCCATGACCTGGACCACATGGCCTACGGCATGAACTTCTGGCGCCATTTCATCATGTTCCTTGGCGGGCAGGGGATCGTCGTCCTGGTGGTCTCCTACTTCATGGCCGGCTCCAGCGCCGCGGCCCAGCTTTACATGAGTGAGGGAAGGGAGAGCATACTCCCGAACGTTGTGGAGAGCTCCCGTTTCATCTGGCGGGTCAGCGTGGCCTACCTGGCCGCCGGGACGCTTTCCCTGGGGATATGCCTGATGCTGGAGGGGATGGCGCCGGTGCGCTCCTTCTTCCAGGCCTCCTGCCTCTTCATGGCCGGCTTCGACACCGGCGGGTTCACCCCCCAGGCCCAGAGCGTGCTCTACTACCACAGCCTCCCCGTGGAGCTCATCACCATGGTCTTCATGGTGCTGGGGATGCTGAATTTTGCCGTGCAGCACGAGGTTTGGAGGGGGAAACCGCGTGAGCTCGTGAAGAACATCGAGACCCGGACCCTTCTCACCACCATGGTCGTGACCCTGGGGCTGGTGCTGGGAGGCCTGACGCTGGCCGGCGCTTTCGGTGGTTTCGCCGCAGACCTCCGCCGCGGAGCTTACCAGCTCGTCTCGGGACACAGCGGAACCGGTTTCATGACCGTGTACGGGCCGCAGATGGGAGCGAGGTGGGGAGACCTCGCGCTTTTCGCCCTCATCGTGGCCATGGGCCTGGGCGGCTGTTCCTGCTCGACCTCGGGCGCCATCAAGTCCATCAGGGTGGGCATGCTGGGGAAGGACATCAAGCAGAGGGCGAGGAAAGCCCTCTCCCCCGCCTCCGCCGTGGTGGTGGAGCGTTTCCACCATATCCGGGAATACGTCCTGACCGACGAGCTTACCTCCACGGCCTTCATGGTCACCCTTCTTTACCTGGGCCTCTATCTTTTGGGCACCGTGGTGGGCCTCTTCTACGGATACGGCCTCACCGCCTCCGCCTTCGAGTCGGTTTCCGCCGCGGGCAACGTGGGGCTCACCACGGGTGTCACCTCCTTCACCATGCCCACCCTGTTGAAGGTAGTGTATATCTTCGAGATGTGGGCGGGGAGGCTGGAGGTGCTGGCGGTGATCGCCATGGCGGTTTTCCTGGCCGGGCTTTTCGGGAGGAGGAGATGA
- a CDS encoding trigger factor: MTVRAEMEEVEKNKVRVRVEVPAEEVTKAIDRAFRDIAREVFVPGFRRGKVPRRVLQARLGMEPVCQEVKQANLPAYFQEALEQLGIEPIDEPEIDVDEIEVEDGKPLLFEAVVEIRPRVEIADYRGVEVERPDEEVTEEEVQRALDSLRERFAQLEVASGKTLADGDYALIDFEGTVNDKPFEGGSAKDFMLEIGTENIWPEFNEELRGKRKGDILDIKVKVPEHFPDEEMAGKIASFKVIVKEVKVKKLPEANDDFAKEASRFDTIGELREDIRKRLQGIKSERAKESVRLQALRKIADRLDVDIPQKMIDGYVMRRRQDLEARLSTRGISLEDYLAAVNYTEKRMEEEFGEEAGRLIRNELVLEAVIRQEGLEVSDEELAQEIERRADIIGIKAETLRSALQEREGLEELRRDLLMEKALKFLGEHAVFAGEGGEAASSGGEGAGEVAEGEGAGDTRSPGEGAEESGE, encoded by the coding sequence GTGACCGTAAGAGCCGAGATGGAGGAAGTGGAGAAGAACAAGGTGCGCGTCCGGGTGGAGGTGCCCGCCGAGGAGGTGACCAAGGCCATCGACCGCGCCTTCCGCGACATAGCACGCGAGGTCTTCGTGCCCGGGTTCCGCAGGGGAAAGGTCCCGCGTCGCGTGCTGCAGGCCAGGCTGGGCATGGAGCCCGTTTGCCAGGAGGTGAAGCAGGCCAATCTTCCCGCCTATTTCCAGGAGGCCCTGGAGCAGCTGGGGATCGAGCCCATCGACGAGCCGGAGATAGACGTGGACGAGATAGAGGTGGAGGACGGGAAGCCCCTCCTCTTCGAGGCCGTGGTGGAGATAAGGCCCCGCGTGGAGATCGCGGACTACAGGGGCGTGGAGGTGGAAAGGCCCGACGAGGAGGTGACGGAGGAGGAGGTCCAGCGGGCCCTGGACAGCCTGCGGGAGAGGTTCGCGCAGCTCGAGGTGGCGTCGGGCAAGACGTTGGCCGACGGCGATTACGCCCTCATCGACTTCGAGGGCACGGTGAACGACAAGCCCTTCGAGGGAGGCTCGGCCAAGGATTTCATGCTGGAGATAGGCACGGAGAACATCTGGCCCGAGTTCAACGAGGAGCTCAGGGGCAAGCGCAAGGGCGACATACTGGACATCAAGGTGAAGGTGCCCGAGCACTTCCCCGACGAGGAGATGGCGGGAAAGATAGCCTCCTTCAAGGTGATCGTAAAAGAGGTCAAGGTGAAGAAGTTGCCCGAGGCGAACGACGATTTCGCCAAGGAGGCCAGCAGGTTCGACACCATAGGGGAGCTGCGGGAGGACATCAGGAAGCGCCTGCAGGGGATCAAGAGCGAGCGGGCGAAGGAGTCGGTGCGGCTGCAGGCGCTGCGCAAGATCGCGGACCGCCTGGACGTCGACATCCCCCAGAAGATGATAGACGGGTACGTCATGCGGCGCAGGCAGGACCTCGAGGCCAGGCTCTCCACCCGCGGCATATCGCTGGAGGATTACCTCGCGGCCGTGAACTACACCGAGAAGCGCATGGAGGAGGAGTTCGGCGAGGAGGCGGGAAGGCTCATCCGCAACGAGCTCGTCCTGGAGGCCGTGATAAGGCAGGAGGGCCTGGAGGTGAGCGATGAGGAGCTGGCGCAGGAGATCGAGAGGAGGGCGGACATCATCGGCATCAAGGCGGAGACCCTGCGGTCCGCCCTGCAGGAGAGGGAAGGCCTCGAGGAGCTGCGCCGGGACCTGCTCATGGAAAAAGCCCTCAAGTTTTTAGGGGAGCATGCCGTATTTGCCGGTGAAGGAGGGGAGGCGGCCTCCTCGGGTGGCGAGGGAGCCGGTGAGGTGGCGGAAGGAGAGGGCGCCGGCGACACCCGGTCTCCCGGGGAGGGAGCGGAGGAGTCAGGGGAGTGA
- the clpP gene encoding ATP-dependent Clp endopeptidase proteolytic subunit ClpP — protein sequence MATSLIPIVIEQTSRGERSFDIYSRLLKDRIIFLGTEIDDHVANLVMAQLLHLESEDPEKDIHLYINSPGGIVTSTLAIYDTMQYVKADVSTICIGQAASGAALLLAAGAKGKRFALPHSRVLLHQPAGGASGQAVDIDIHAREILRLRDLLDKILSDHTGQPLERIRADTDRDFIMTAHEALEYGVIDSVIERKEEEEEKAKAK from the coding sequence ATGGCAACCAGCCTGATACCCATAGTGATAGAGCAGACGAGCAGGGGCGAGAGGTCCTTCGACATCTATTCCCGGCTGCTCAAGGACCGTATCATCTTCCTGGGCACGGAGATCGACGACCACGTGGCCAACCTGGTCATGGCGCAACTGCTGCACCTGGAGTCGGAGGACCCGGAGAAGGACATCCACCTCTACATCAACAGCCCCGGCGGCATCGTCACCTCCACCCTGGCCATCTACGACACCATGCAGTACGTGAAGGCCGACGTCTCCACCATATGCATCGGGCAGGCGGCCTCAGGCGCGGCCCTGCTGCTGGCCGCGGGGGCGAAGGGGAAGCGTTTTGCCCTCCCCCACTCGCGGGTGCTGCTGCACCAGCCGGCGGGGGGCGCCAGCGGCCAGGCGGTGGACATCGACATCCACGCCAGGGAGATACTGCGCCTGCGGGACCTGCTGGACAAGATCCTCTCCGACCACACCGGGCAACCGCTGGAGAGGATACGGGCCGACACCGACCGCGATTTCATCATGACCGCCCACGAGGCCCTGGAATACGGGGTCATCGACTCAGTGATCGAGAGGAAAGAGGAAGAGGAGGAGAAAGCGAAGGCCAAGTAG